A region of the Aquila chrysaetos chrysaetos chromosome 15, bAquChr1.4, whole genome shotgun sequence genome:
ACAAAACTAACTTTTGGAGGTCCAAAGAGTTTAAGCTCTTGCGTAGATACTCTGCACATGGAAGAATTTATCCCTATAACATGCGCCAAAGACCTTCAACTCCTTCGTCCTGTCAATGCTCTGAGAAGGGGTTGTTGGGATGTGCAAAGGCTTAAGTTACACAACTACAAGGAAGGCTGACTTGCTGCTCCTCCTCATGTTCACTCTGATGAGCAAATGTTGTTACATCACTTGCCCCATCTGCACAATAGCTTTGAAATGGTCTTTACACTGGACAAACCCAAAATAAGAAAGAGCCAAGAAGCCCTTCCtgttttatatacatacatattctTGAAAAACTGTAGTAAAGCTGttgcaaataaacattttcattgttcAGTATAAGAAGTGTTTTTGACTTTGATGtgtcagtgaaagaaaaggttcAAAAAGAACCAAAAACCAGTAGTGTCTTTGGGAACCGCAGCGTGTAGGCAGCCAGCAAGATGCCTGTGCATCactgaatttcaaataaatCACAATCTCCTGACTTCTCTACTAGTAAAATTTGCAGTCAACAGCTTCTGGAGGTTATTTGCAAGCTCAGACATTACATATTTATACTCATAAGTAGGATGTTGTATGCACACAGGAAATGACAATGGTGCTGCTGTCTGTATGGCCCAGGGAGATAAAGAGAAACACCTCCCTGGCGGAGTTTGCATtagctggaagaaaacactCCCATATTTTAAAGGTCAAGCCTATGCTTGGAGGAGCTCGTCAGTATGGCCGTATCACATCTAGCATGGATACTGCTTATAATCAGGAAGTTTGCATTGTTTACGTTGCTATAAACCACATTCAAGTGTGTGGGAGATGATGAAGCAAACATCCCCCTTAGAACAGCCATGATTCATCCTGCTATCCAACAGTAAACAAAAGCTGAAGCAAGCCTAAGACCACACAAACATCTGAATTCAACTCTGTGTCACTTAAAGACTGGGCTGGGCAGCAAAAGCGTGAAGACacagggaagaaacagaaagttgAGTGGAGCCAGAGGAGAAACAGCTGACTAAGCTCCACAGTGCAACCTCATGAGAAAGCTTTGCTGAGGAAGTAGTTTATGCTCTGAAGAAAGCTGTTGTTGGCTTTCCGGTCTTCAGGAACATAGGActtgatgtatttttatatatccCCTGAGTCATGGCAGAAGACTGCAGACGTGGCCAAAGGGAAAGAGTCTGCTAGTTCGTCCTAAACACACCACTCCTGCCTCACTTCCCAGAGCACAGACCTAGGATGAGTACCTGCTTATGGCGCAAACAACGCTCTTCCTCTCCAGCTTTTAGTTTCCTGTAGTAGATCCACTCCTTCTCTGTGTTTGATGTAGACTCTTCCTGTGGTTCAGAAACGgacttttttttacagtagtATGTTGCTGAAGCAGATTCATCTCTGTAATATCAACAAAAGGTTAGTTCTGGGGATGTTTTCCATTTGGTTTGGGATGAAGTCAGCCAAAGTTTTAGATTTGACTTATCTCAAGAGATCCAAGCTACCAACCAGTGTTGCTGCAGTCACAACTGAGTGTAGACAGACTTTCTAAATAACGCAATAAGCCCACCAAAACTCCCACCTCCTTTATATTCTCCAGGTTCTAAcaataagagagagaaaaatagcatGCCTGAAGAATGATGAACAATATCTACCATGGGACTGTTCATTCAAGGGCTTATTTAAGCAAATCCCCTTTGCTTAGATAAGAGTTGAGCTAGAGAAATGGGAGGTGTGGGCAGGGCTGAAGAAGATAtactagtttttcttttaaaaaaaatcataagttCTTCTTTAGAATAAATAACATTCTATTCAATGTCAGAAAGTTTCTTTCCATCAGAACTCAAAAACGTGCAGTATACACACCTGTGCTCCACAGCAGCCACTATAAAGCCCTGGGAAGCCATCTCTATGCAAATAGCAGAATAGATCGTCCTGCAATTAAAACCACACTCTAGTGATACATGTGCATACataattatttcagttacaCTGCTCTTTCAATGTTGACCACACTACATATGTGctatttcttctgtctgaatTTGCTAGCCAGTAGAGCAGGCTTTTGTATGCCAGTCACCAAAGCCTGTTCACACAATCTTATTACCGTTTTACTAtctattcagaaagaaaaatgctaatgatttttaaaagtagcacATATGACACTGCATCTTCAAAGAGCTGTCCAAAAATCAACTAGCTAATCTTTACAATATGCTTGTGGATTGGTAAATACCTTCACCCCTAaaacacaaagggaaaacacaaataaatacatcaagcctgcttttatttactgctgttgatttcagtggaggCATACTGATACACAGCAGCCTGTTCTTCAAACCTGTTTCACCTCCATGGGGATCTCACTCCCCTACTGAAAATCTGTTCAGAACCATCCTTGGAGACTGCTGTCTCCATAGACAACAAAACTAGTTTGTCAGCAAACTGCACAATTACCGAAAAGCTCCAAGTCCATGGGAAAAAACGAGGAGTGGGTATTTTTCTCCTGgcttaaaagcagcatttgacTTTGCAGGACAGGTCACTGAACCTAGATAAAAATCGAAGTGTATGTTATTATTACTGAAATGAGAGAAAGCATTTGTTCCTGTGGGAGAGATCCTGAGAATCTGGCGACCGCTGATTTCAGAGCGGTCATCTGAACGTAAGGTACCAAATCTCAtccttaaaatacagaagacaaaTACAGAGCTGTTTCTGAAAAGACTTTCTACTTGGCAGAAGAtactttccttctcctcctcccatccACAGCCTAGCACAAGGCCTACACATCTCTCAAACCCTACAAGAACAGATTTTCAAGAATAGTCAGGTTGGTATTCAGACCTTAGTATCTATCTGACCTTTGTGTATTTGCACATTTCCCTGTGGGATTTAAAGCCCAACACATAGGTGCAGCTTGCCCGAGCTCTTCCTAGAGCAAATTGCCCAGATGCTCCTATTCATAGCAGTCTGGGACTGTGGGTCTGCCTGAGAACTGGGTCACATTCACCATTGAGCCTCACTACACAAACCCATCTCAAACAAACATACTTCTTTgggaaaaactaattttttttgtcctgcagCAATAACACACTACTCACGGAGCAGTGAGGCAACGACCTGCATACAGAGCTCATGCCCTTGCATTAGTcaaggaataaaaccaaaaccagtctTACCAACATAGTACTGGAAAAGCCTTTCTCCTACAACTCGGTACATATTAAGGAAGTCAGAGAGTCCCTGATAGTACTCTTTATCTGGAATCCATGGTGCCTCTTCATTATCTGTGGCATCGCATGATGGATAATATAGGCGCAAGAAGCTTCCCTGGGAttaggagggaagaaaaaaaaaaaaaggaagattgatatttatatatatatggcagagaaaaaggaagataaaaacatttctgtcaaGGGCTTCAGATGCAAGAATGACAGCTCGAGAGAATTAAGAGACTCTCCTGAGAAAATTATTATCCTATACAGGCTTTGATGCCAATCCTATGTCACTATCTTTTTGTCCCTGCAGTGAATTTAAAGTAGCATGACTGTTGGCATCCAGGCAGAGACACACGTCACCTTCTCCAGGTTAGCCTATGGCTAATTCAAAATGCTCCATTTAATAAAGTTAATCATTACAAACACTCACTACCTATTTGCTCCATTTCTGCATCTTGCTggatcttttcttctgtcttcctcaCTATGCCTCCCTTCGGGGAATGATAGGATGATGCAGTTTGATCAGTTTAAGAGGGATGACTGTGTCCCCTTCACACTTCCAGCTGGGAGCTGTCATTGCTTTCCTTGTACCAGTAAGTCTCATGGAGCTGTTACTGACCCAATTCAGCTTGCTAGACTGGGGGGAAAAACGGACCCTCCTAGAAGTATATTTTTCCACTAGGTTAACAAGATAAATTTTACCCTGAGACTAGTTTCTAGAAGTGCGGTCCAGCAGAGAAGATGCGGGTAGAGTCAGGGGCATGGTCGCAACGTGGCTATAGTGTTCCTGGCTAAACTGAGCAAGAGGCTGTCAGTAAAGCTCTTGGGCAGCTGCACAGCAAAGGAGTGCAATATATTGTTCTTCCTCATCAAGATGTTTACAAGTCTGTAGTGGTCCATCTTTCTAAACACAgttttgttaactttttttaacaatttttgttcactttgttaatttttgttttatctgcCTCCATTTCTGACCACTGATTTGAATCTTCTTTTACTGTCTGCACTCCAGGTCATCCAGGAAACCACCCAAGCTTCCCACATTCACGTGGACCCTCCATACCACCTTGCCAGTATTTTTCCTACGCAGACAGCAGCAATGTACCAGCGGCACACCTTAAAGCAGACCTCCTGGCAGATGAACCGTGTGCAATTGGCATTCTTACTTCCCCGTTTGCAAGGGAATTTGCAACACACTATTCAAATTCACTGTCTTGCTCCAACTGTACTTTTGTCTTAACATGTTAAGTCTAGGGCCAAAAAGAACGTGAGTTTTGGAATAAAGTCTGGTTTCTTGAACACTAATTTATCAGTTTCATACGCAACGTGTACCAAAAGCTTGTTTAATGAAGCTTGTTTCTATTTACTTATCAAACTTAAATCAACCTTTGacacaaaggaagaaaccaTCAAACCTTCATCCATACTGGTAATGATACTAATTTGATCCCAGAATAAACCCAGTGAACCTCCTCAGGTGACTAACTGCTTACCCAGAAAGTGAAAGACGTTCATTCTCTATGCCTGAGAGAACTGTAAGTATACAGATTGCTTACCTAAGGAAAACACATGGGCTGACTGCAAAGAGAAACTAATCGCTTCTTTTTGCTAATACAGAGTAAACTCAGTAAAGGAAAACATATGAATAACCACTACAAACTGATCACAAGTTCCACCACACCTGGCTAGTCTGAGGAGTAAAACCACAGTGTAAATGCAGGTGTATTCTCATAGGAAAATCAAAAAGCAAGAGGATTTGAAATGGAGGCCCAGAAGTTAGCTGCCTGTTTACTGGCCCCATCTTCTTTTCGTGGCTTCTCTCTGTACTAACCACTTGCAGAATTGGCATCCTGTTCTTTTTCAGACAGATAAAACTTTGAGAAGACATCTCATGCTTTACCCTGCAGCTGAAACACTACATACCCTCATCACCCACCCCTGCCAAATCCCGTTGGGATCTTTGCGGTGAGAACAGCTGCAGTCACGGAGACTGCGTGCGGAGTCTCCCCAGGAGCCCAGGGCAGAAGAGAgtggtggggtgggtgggaagagCCCCGCGCGTCCCAGGAGGACACAGTTTCTCTGCAGTATCTTGCGTAAGGGAGTCAGGAAGGAAAGGataggaggaggagggaggaagcagCCACGGGGAAGGCTTGCAGGTTACATCCATCTGGTAAATGCCCAGTACACATCCTACGCTGGGACAGGGAGGACAGAAAACTCAGCTGTGAGTGTCAGCCGCGGAACATCCCTGCACACAGACCAGACCTTCTGTTTGATTCCTCTGTAAAACTACAGCAAGTTGTTTCGCTAACACTGTGGCTCAAATCCAAAGGAGGAAGGACCGACGGACTTACCTCAACTGCGTTTTCTGTCATCAGGTCCGTACATCCAACCGAGTGCGGTCCCTTTCCTTCGGGGATCCTATAAAACTTCTCAGCGCTGCTGCTCCCCATGTCCATTGGTGCCTTCACCGACacacctggggaaaaaacacagagcaaatcaGGAGACCGCCGCGGCCTGCGTGACCGGATCACCTACCCTGAAAAACACGCAGTGCGTTAAAGATCCAGGAGCAGGAAAATCAAGGTTGAGCCCATACCAGAATCGGAAATCCCGAGCCGCCAACCCGACCTGCTCTACCGGGGAATTTCCTTGGAGCAGTGTCCAGCATCCCCGGGGCCAGGCTGTTAACGCCGTGTGCTGACCGGAGAGGGGACGTCTGGCCGGGGACGAGGCGGCGGCACTTGGGCAGGCCGAGGTGCTGCGGGGCAGGGCGGCAGCAGTCCGGCTCCCCGGGCGCCAAGAGGGAAGCGTGGGCCGAGTTTCTTTCGGAGCCGAAGGCCGCTCCCTCCCTGCCGGGCTACGACCCAGGGCTGCTCCTCCTCGCAGGAGCGGCAGAGAGGGAAGTTtttgcagcccccccccaccccccggggTCGACAAAACCGGGCCGTTTTTCCGAGAGGCCCGCCGAGGCCTGGATGCCATCCCCGGGGAGAGACGGGCGGGCTGCCGGCGCCGGAGGGCTCGCTGGGAAGGCCTGAGCGTCCCCGGCCCCTACCTGGGCTGACACCTCCGAGCCAGGCTCTCTCCAGCGGAGCGCAGGAGGGGGAACCCGCCGCATCCCGGACGAGGCAGCCGGCGCCGGCGGCATCCCCCGCCCCTCAAGCCCCGGCGGGTTTCACCGGCCGCGGCCTACCTCCCCCGGCGCAGGCCGGAGGAGAGCCGGGGGCCATCCCGCACACACCGCCAGGCCCGGGAGCCTccgcggcgggacgggacgggacgggacgggacgggaggggccgggccgggccggcggggaAAGCGCCgtcggcggcggcggggcggagcgCGGCCGCTCCTCCCCGGAAAGGGCGGGGGGTAggccggcggcgcggagccGCCCGCGTCCCCAAGATGGTGCGGAAGCTGAAGTACCACGAGCAGAAGCTGCTGCGGCGGCTGGAGCTGGTGAGctgggaggcggcgggggggagccTGGCCGAGGTGAAGGCGCTGCGGCGTTACCGGCTGGGTCGGCGGGAGGACTACGTGCAGTACAAAGCGCTGGCCCGCGCCGTCCGCGCCTTGGCCCGCCGGCTCCGCGACCTGGGGCCGGCCAGCGCGGCCTTCCGCGCCCGCTGCGCCGCCGCGCTGCTGGAGAAGCTCTACGGCCTGGGGCTGGTGAGCTGCCGGCGGTCGCTGGCCGTCTGCGAGAACCTCTCGGCCGCCGCCTTCTGCCGCCGgcgcctgccctgcctgctggtgAAGCTGCGGATGGCGCAGAACCTGCGGCACGCCGTCACCTTCGTGGAGCAGGGACACGTCCGCGTGGGGCCCGAGGTGGTCACCGACCCCGCGCTCCTCGTCCCCCGCGCCGTGGAGGACTTCGTCACCTGGGTGGACGCCTCTCGCCTCCGGCAGAAGGTGCTCGACTACAACCAGGAGCGCGACGACTTCGACCTGGCCGCCTAGGCGCCTGCCCGGCCTCGCTCTTCTGCTAAAACCCTCCCCGGCGCGCCCGAAGCGGGAGCGAGGAGGAGACGGGGCTCGCTCCTGGCGACGTCTCCCCTTtggccgctccgctccgcgctcCCCTTTGGCAGCTCCGTTCGTCCCCGCGGGGAAACGTCCCTCCCGCAGCCGTCGCCCCGAGAAGACCGCTCCGGTGGCCCACCTCCGTCAACGCAAAGCGAAAGCGCTCCGAAGGGTCTCTGCCCGCCGGCAGGAGAGGACGCGATCCGGGTTTAAGCGCTCGGCCGCTGAGAGTAGCTGCTGGAACGGGTTTTACGCCTGGCCGAGCGGCTCTTTTAGCACCGAGTCGGGCGGCTTCGCGGCCGCTTGTCGAAGAGGTTGTCGCGAAAGAGCCGGTTCCTCCTTCAGCTGACGGGCGCGCGGTATCTGGAGGAGCCGCTTCTGGAAGGGTTTCCTCGTGATACCGGGGAACGCGTGTACGGGGGAAATAGGGTGGTTGGTTGGGGTCAGCGGTAAACAAGGAGGCCACGCGCTGCAGTTCTGGAACTGGAAGAGTTTTAGCCCaaaccagaattaaaaaaaaaaacaaaacaaacaacccaacaaaccaaaagaaagccaacattattttcttgtgaAGCCGTAAAGGGAAGTCTGATACTGTGAGTTCGGCATCTGTGCTGTGCGGGGTTTCAGCTGACAACGAGGCATCGTTTACGGAGCAGGATGTAACCGGGGAGGCGTTGGAGCAAAAGCTGTCCTAAGTGTAACTGCAAATCTGGGGGGAACTTTTGCATATAAGCCAAACAAAAATCAGTACCTGAGGGGAGCCTCAGGCCTTCTGGGGCTCTTGGGAACTTTATTCCCCTTTGATACaaagagcagaagagcaaaaataaaacagttgttttaaatTGCTGAAGAAACGTGTGTGATATTTTATGATGTAGTTTCTGTGaggatttcttctccttttcaaatATTCCAGTAAGCCATCTtgcacaccttttttttttttttttaatgcaacttcTTTTATGTGACttttatgtaacttttttttttttgatagctACAAGGCTATTACTAAGTTATAAAGTGGTTTTTGctagaaatgctttctttcccttACTCAGGGCCACAAAAGGATTTGGCAGGAGGTTTAGGAGCAGAGCTGTGACTGCCCGTCCCAAGACCAAAGGGCTGGAGTTCAGCTGCAGCCACCGCTCTGGGTCTGGATGCTTTCCAGCATCCAGGAAAGTGTGGCGTTCCTGAATGGGAAAGGTGTCTAGGTGAGGGGTGTTTGCGGGTAATCGAATCAGGACCAGAAACTGTCATCAAATATTATGGCcgttttttaaaatgcaaactaaatattaaaattcCTACCAGGCTCATAAGCCAAATGTATTAAGCAAAGCATTAACTTTTAAAGCAATAGTAGATATTAAGAAAAGGACACAAAAGAGGTGGGGAAACCCCTTTGCTTCACCTGTAACAccttaaaaacctttttctcaGGGCATGCACCTTGCTTATAGTAAGAAATACAAACTGAAAAGATGTTTCACACCTGAAGCTTGACTTTTCTTACAGCTTTCACCCAGAAAAACATCACCATTGTTTGGGAAATTCAGAAGGTGCCTAAGTCGGGTGCAGCTAAAAATGCTGCGTTCGCTCTGCTTTACTCTTTTGGGAGAATTTAAATAACAGCATGGTGACATGCCGTGTGCAGGGCATTTTACTACTCGGATGCTaaactgctgctctgcccagTTTGTCCGCTCTCaaaggaacagcagaaaaggaaatctcAAACCTCCAGCCTGTTAGCCTCTGCGGTTTACACCATCAGCCTGTTCTTTTTGACCTAAACCAACTTTTCATCATTTGTCTGTACACCTCCAACATCTGTTGCAGAAGGGAAACAACCCAAAATCCTGTAGGCTGTTAAATTAAGCAGTGGGAATTGATTTCCCTACGGATACTGTGGCATCCACCacccctgctctcctcctgcgGTACTGGAAATCAAATTCTTACATTCTTTTTAAGACATGCCTCAGGCTGTGCATTTATGCGTCTGTGTGTGTCTTAAGTCTGGAATTCTGCAGCCCTGCTGGTTATACGGTAGCTGAGACCTGAAATCAGCATCCTGCTCCTAAATTTTTCACAGCTGGAGTCCACGCGTGCCTCGGACAAGAGCTGGGCTCGCTTCAAGTGCGATAAAAAGGGTGTCATCTCAGTCTGAAAATGGAAGTTGCATCTGACAGCAGCATGCCCATGTCCTTGCTGGCGAATGCAGTCAGGCAGATGATGGCTTCCTCGTGTTTAACGCTGTTTTCACCTTTAGTTCAGGGGTTTGAGTTTGTTTGCCAGAGCTGACGTGCTGTGGCTGCCGCCGGGCGGTTCCCGCAGTGGCTCCGGAGCCGGGGATTGAAAGGGCGCAGGAAGCAGCTCTGACAGCCTTTCCCAGCACTTGGATAAACACGgagcctttttttaaattccaaggCTGGATCCAACGTCAGTATAAATCCGCAGCAGCTTCCGCGGGTGCGTGCAAGCTGGCGCGAGGAGGCAATCTGGCATTGTGCTTTTTTGGGCCAGATCCTGCAAATTTTTCCCCTCCCGCGCTCCGGGGGCTTGCTGTGGGAGAGCTTATGCACGTGAGAGCAGCAGGACGGGGTCGTGGGTGTCACTGTGCTCCTTTCCAGCACCTTCTGAAGTGGGTTTGCTGTTCCTCAGGCAGCTCAGCGTCTCCATGAAGCTTGTGGGAAGTTACTGGTGGGGGAGGACAGAGGATGGTGGTGCTGGTGTCGGGGCGAGCTCTCCCCGCGCTTGACAAAACCTGATCTCTGCCACCTCCACCAGTGCCCATCCCAGCAGCTGGGGGCTGGAGGGCTGCCAGCTTCTCCAGCGAGGGAgcaaggggctgcagggcggTCTGGGCAGCCCAAGAGCAAACGGCGAGTAGTTCCCACGCAGGAGCTCTCGCTTGCATAGAGGTTTTACCAGGGCCTACagttttagttcttttttttctcttttttttttttttcccctgacctTGGCTTGTCCTTTATTTGAAGGCTGCCAAAGCGAGAGAGCTGAGCCTGGGGAATGTGGGGGAGCTGAAGCGGAGTCCTTCACACTGACGCCTTTTGTGTTGCAGGGTGCAAATGGCTGAGGCTGTCACCAAAAtgcaaatgtgtatttttccactgatctgagccacttttttttccagtaaacaAGAATGCTGCATGTCTTAAAGGCTGCTTCCATCTGACATCTCGGCGTGGCTTGGTGCAGAGGTGATGCCAACCTCGGTAATTCAGTGATAGCACATCACGGCGAGCATGGATGGCCCACGGGACTGGGGAAGGACATATATCCCCCTTGCCAAGATGTGGTACAGAGATGGAGAGGAGCAATGGTGGAGCTGGGCGATTCCCACCCTTTTGGGTGATGCTCCTGCATCCTGGGTTAGGCCAGGGCCTCCCAGCCATGTCTCAGGGCACTTCCATGCGCTCATCTGGGTAGCACTGCCCAGTGAGATATTCCCCAGCAGATGGAGGTGTCACTGTCCCCTTCCTGAGCTCTGAGTAATCTCTTTTAAGTACATCCCCTGCCTGATTTGGCACTGGAGATTGAACCAAAGAGCCATTTCTCATCAGCGGGGCATGGGATCACCTTAGTCCCTACCCCAGATACCAAAACGCTTCAACATTCACTAGGTCTGGGGAAAAAGTACCCCTAAGTGTTATGACAGCATTTACCCGAGAACCCTAGTTCTGGTCCCTGCTCTTAAATGCCCCGGTTTAGGCACTACAGCAACTCTTCTGACCCTTTGCTTGCTGGTTTGGGCCTGAAGCAGGACCTGGGTGGTGGAAAACCTGTCTGCTGTGTGGTCAGGACGTGGGGACGTCAGGTAGaaacagcaggcagcagctttggAGTCAGCAGGAGGAGGCGCTTGGATTCAGGCTTCCCATAAACTGGAGATTCTGGATGCAAAGGCTAAATCCAAGTGTATCCCCCCCCCCATGGGAATGTCCCCTCTCACTTCCCTGCAAGCACAACCTCACTGCAGAAAGGTCCCTTCCCCCCCTAATATTAGCTGATTTTGAAGAGATAAAGTGTTTCACCTccagcaggcagagaaaaagggGAGCCCAACCACTAAGGACAGCCAGAGACGGCGATTTGAGCATCTCCAATTTCCTGCCAGAGCTGCCCGTTAGAGGATCCCACGTGTCCCCAGCAGTAAGTCACAACAGCTTCTCGGCTGCTGTAAATCATGTCAGCGGGGTTGGTAAGCGCACGTCCGGACGGCATTGCCGCCCTCGGTTCCTACCCTGAGGAGCCACCACCTGCAGCTCCCGCAGAGGCTCAGATGGTTGTGTCTCAGGGTAAAGCACAGGCAGGCTCTCCCGGCACGTTCA
Encoded here:
- the IMP3 gene encoding U3 small nucleolar ribonucleoprotein protein IMP3, translating into MVRKLKYHEQKLLRRLELVSWEAAGGSLAEVKALRRYRLGRREDYVQYKALARAVRALARRLRDLGPASAAFRARCAAALLEKLYGLGLVSCRRSLAVCENLSAAAFCRRRLPCLLVKLRMAQNLRHAVTFVEQGHVRVGPEVVTDPALLVPRAVEDFVTWVDASRLRQKVLDYNQERDDFDLAA